The DNA region catcaccatcttctttctTTCTCGTGTAAGTTCTAAATGGTTGTTGTACAAGGTTCCAAGATTACCCTCCCAAATCCATGCACCACCCTCTCTTCAATCCTCTTTGAaccaacctctctctctctcgcacTAACCCACTCTGACTCCTCTCTTTCCCTttacccttctctctcccttctttctctctcttcactcCCTTCCCCGCAAACCCTAATTCCTTCCCCTTCTTCCTCCTCCACCTTCCTCCTCCTCCAAACTGCCCCTCACAATAATAATCATTGTAATTCCAAATCTGCCCCTCGCGTCCTCTTCCTAGTCTCTGCACCCCACCGCGCCGGATCCCAAATCCTCCTCCGCTTCTACCTCTTGAACCACAAAACCAACGCTTTCTTTAGGCCACGTGTTATTTGTTCCCAGAAGGACCTGCGCTTCGAGCACCAGCTGGGCGTTTTGGTAAATTCCAAGCATGGGGTTTCCATCAAGCTTTCTGGTTCCGTTAATTACTTTGCAATGTACTCCGTTTCCGCCGCAAAGGTTTGGGTTTTTGCCGCAAAATTGGATTGCAGCGACGATGGCGATGCGGTGAAACTGATGAGGTGTGCGGTGATTGAGTGCTCCAGGCCTGTGTGGTCTGTTACCTTGTCGTTTGGGTTCTTGCTTCTTGGAGAAGAAAATGGAGTTAGGGTTTTCAGTCTCAGGCGAATCGCGAAAGGAAGGGTCAAGAAGGGGAAGAATGTGTATTCGAAGCCAACGAATGGCGGGGATCTGGTGAAGAGAGGAGGGAGACGAATTAGCAGTGGTGGTGGTGAAGGGCTGGTGGATTTAGCTTGCAATGGTGATTTGGAAGGGAGAATTGAGAAACATGGTGTTGCTGGTAggtgtatatataaatatatatagtataattttAACTTCTGGTTATAGGATTTTAAGCAAGGTTCAATCTTAGTTGCTTATACTATATGCCCTTAGCAGAATTCTTGCCTGTCACTTACTACTTGCTAGCACTGTgttttggtttaatttttttattaactttttttttgggtctatatatatatgatataaagCTTAATCTTGGATTTAATTTTGATTCTGGGTTCACATTTAATGAAGTATTGACACTACTTTTAATAAGTTAGATAACTCGTGGTTTATAATTCACTAAATGTGTTCTCAACATAAGATTAGTATATCTGTTTGAGAATGTTTTCTATTGTCAGTTCTTCAAAACTGAAGTTTCTTCGGTacctttttcttttataaaagaaAGATTAAATTACTTTTCTTTGGTTATTATTACAAGTCCTGTATCTCCAAGCATTGATCTCTAGATTGCTTATAAATGTAGGGCATCTCTCACCTCTTGAGCtagcttttgggatgagttagACCTACTCAATTCTAATAGTTATTGTTTTCCTTGTCAAATTGTGATCTTCCTGAAGATTAAGTTAGACtgtacttaaaataaaaaataaaattgcagcctaAACGTGGCAGTCCTTTTGTCATACCTTTGTCATTGTGAGAGAATTCATACTTTTAGTCTCAATTTTACATGGGATTTTGTTGACAATTAAGCATCACTGTTCGGTAACCTCCAAGGTCACTTTAGTGGAGTGTAGTGTGTACTAGTTGATAGTTGTGATGTCATGTCTCAGCGAGGGACACTGCTTTTGGAAACTAGTATGTGACGTGTGTGCACATCAATGCCTAACCTGTTATGGGTGGGTGGTAGTTCGTTAATTCAGCCATCATTGTCTGGTGACTTGATCTTCAAAGGAAGGAGATGAATCTTATCTCTACACTTGTTAATTTTTTCATGTTCATCTGTTATCTGTTACATCTCATCTCCAAGCATACACAACAATGAGCATCTTTACATGCATACTTCAAAACGTCTGAGTTTGATACAGTTTTTAGTGATCGGTTGATCTGATTTAGTTTCAAAATAATGAATAACCATGGGAATGTGATGTGTTCCTGAAGATACATTATTTACAACTACTTGCTTCAATTGTTAATTTGAACCTTTGGGTCATCATGCGTTTGCACTTCACGTATTATGAATCAAAATGTTACCGATGGCTGATAACATTGGCTAATCCACTGTGTTATTATCTAAAAGAAGAATTATTGTTagagaaaagaacaaaaataattacaagAGAAGCCAATAAGATTTCATCTTGGAAGAAAGTAGAAACCAATGTCGACTAATTCTAGGTCCAAAAAGATAAGTGCATCAGTTCTATCATACAGTCCTTATTGAGTCTTGCTCTGCGTTCAAATGGAGTGCTCCCCCTTATGAGGTCTAAAACTTATTAGAGCCCAAAATATAAGATCCAAAGTATTCGGTTCTCTCTATTTGTCCAAATTGGTAACCCCTCTTGATGAGTTATTGAGCAACATCAGCAGGCTAAGATGGCTAACTCCTTTGTTACACAAGTGACTTTCACaccacatatttttttaaatttttagcatCTGGTTAGCCAAAAATAGAGAAATTGTATTTTATACTATAGAAAACTCTAAATGAACCCTCTGCAAACCAGCTTGAGACCATTTAAAAGTACCTTTTAGTTTATCATTACACTAATGAATAATTTACTGCAAACTGCAATGCTTTTATCAGTGACTCGATTGGACTTTGACATGTTTACAACCATCTGATCCCGAGGGTATTGATCTCTGTTCTCTTACCGATTCCTGTTGTTGCCTAACAGTAATTAACACATTGTGATGGTTGATATGATCAGTCTACATATCATAGCATGATCTTTTTGGTATTCTGAAGTTTGTGGCTGTAGTCAAGGATCTTACTGAGGTCATATGTGATAAGTTACATATTTATATGTAATTTCTGCTAACAAGTTTAGGTATTTGTCATTGACCAGGGTATGGGTGCAATGCAAGGTGCTGCCCTTTGTTTAATCTCGAGATGTTTTAGATGGTAATTAACTAAATATTAAGAACAGAAGTTTAACTGTGGGATGTATTTTGAATCTCATCTCAAAAATCGAATTCTAGCATCAGATTGGAAATATTTGCTACATGGTAGATGTAGTGATTTAATGACCTGATTACTgtaatcccccccccccccccttccccAAATGTTCTTCAGTATTGTATCTTATCCatgtattttttttacttttagtgAAGCAGACAAATGTTAAATTAAAACATGATGACAGAGATGGAGGTGCATATTTTGTGGCATTGAAGCAAAATGATGTTGAAACAAAATCCATGACAAGAGCAGCAATGCCTGTGAAAGCAATTTCCATTCAGGCTCTTTCGCAGAGAATGTTTCTGATTTTGGACTCGGACGGAGATGTACACCTGCTATCCCTGTCAAATTCTGGCATAGGTGTTGATATCACTGGTCGTGTTAGGCAACTGCCTCATGTCATGAAAGTGCAAAATCTGGCAGTTCTTCCTGATATTTCTACAAGTATGTGTctctttctttgtttattttctaaGTTCAACTATTTTAATTTGTGGATTCTTTATCAGTGAAAGAATTTATGTGACAGCGACAAAAGACAATAAACATTTTGGCATGGATTGAAATTTTCTGTTTGAAATTATTCTCTTGACCACAAATTATGGTTGACAATAATCATGTCTACTGAAACTTCAAATATTGTTATAGTTAACAAACAATGACAACTATAGGTCATGGTGCTAATACCTTTTAGAGAAAAAAGACAAATAAGTCCTATATTTTTTAACTCAactaattgaaaatacaaaaatatcccCACCTTTTAAAACGCGAGAATCTAAGTCCCTCCGTCCAAAATATATGAGGACAAATAGGTCCCCCGAAAGGACTTGGATGTCTCGCATTTTTGAAAGTTAAggacatttttgtatttttaattagtcaaggacttatttgtcgTTTTCTCGAATTTTTATTGTTGTCCTGATTAGCTCCTAATTGGTTCGGCAATTGATTGCAATGTCATAAATTAAGGGTTAATATGCAGCCTAGAGGCACACTTTCTGCAATATATCTCTGCAGTAGGATGGGGAAGGTAAGGATTTTCTTCATTTTGGGGGGATTTTATTAGGCATCAGATTGAGAGATGACTTACATTTGGAGGGCTGTGCAGTCCTACAATCAATATTGACACTCTTCATTGACAAACGTACTGTGATTGAATCTGGACAAAGTACAAGATGTCTTGCCTGTTTGACAGTAAGATTGGAATCGTGTTACTCCGTATATCAAGAGTTAtccaccaaaaaaaaataaaaaattcaagaggCATTCATTCCATTT from Arachis hypogaea cultivar Tifrunner chromosome 10, arahy.Tifrunner.gnm2.J5K5, whole genome shotgun sequence includes:
- the LOC112716692 gene encoding uncharacterized protein, producing the protein MVVVQGSKITLPNPCTTLSSILFEPTSLSLALTHSDSSLSLYPSLSLLSLSSLPSPQTLIPSPSSSSTFLLLQTAPHNNNHCNSKSAPRVLFLVSAPHRAGSQILLRFYLLNHKTNAFFRPRVICSQKDLRFEHQLGVLVNSKHGVSIKLSGSVNYFAMYSVSAAKVWVFAAKLDCSDDGDAVKLMRCAVIECSRPVWSVTLSFGFLLLGEENGVRVFSLRRIAKGRVKKGKNVYSKPTNGGDLVKRGGRRISSGGGEGLVDLACNGDLEGRIEKHGVAVKQTNVKLKHDDRDGGAYFVALKQNDVETKSMTRAAMPVKAISIQALSQRMFLILDSDGDVHLLSLSNSGIGVDITGRVRQLPHVMKVQNLAVLPDISTISQTVWISDGSHSVHMFSAVDMENALNEIDGNDEDEKQIHLPVVRVLFCSEKVQDVTSVASNSVMILGQGGLYAYAIS